CAATTTATTACAAACCTTAGCATTAGACCTAGAATTTATACGATAACTTCACTAAATTTTTCATCTTTTGTTTCTTTTCATAATTTTGTAAAGGGCAAAAGAGATAAAAATCAATGGGGAGAGGCAGTAACTATTTTTAAAACCCCAAATAAGCAGCCATATTATTTCAATTTTCACGAAACAAATAAAGATGATGATTTTTCTAATGAGATTACAAGACTTGCAAATACTCTAGTCTTAGGATATTCTGGATCTGGTAAAACAGTATTGATGAGTTTCTTACTTAATCAGCTTTGCAAATTTGCTGACAAGAATAGTTTTCCAAGCAATACTCCAGAGAATAAAAAAAGAGCAAGTTTCTTTTATTTAGACAAAGATAAGGCTGCCATTGCAAATATCTTTGCGATAGGTGGTAAATACATTACACTTGATCTTGGAAAGCCAACTGGATTTAATCCATTTCAAGTAGAGGCGACCGAGCAAAACATTACAAGACTTCAAACACTTATTAAAATGCTAGTTACTAGAAATGGCGAGCAGCTTTTAGTTAGTGAAGAGAGGGCATTAAATACTGCCATTGAAGCTGTTATGACAAACTTTGAAAGAAAAGATAGAAAATATGGCATTTCAATGGTATTGCAGCACTTAACACAAAAAAATGAAGAGATCAATGCATTAAAATCTAGACTTAGCCTTTGGTCTTATGGTCAAAAATTTGGCTATGTGTTTGATAACGAAAATGACACTCTAACACTTGATGATGAAAATATCAACGTTTATGGTATTGATGGAACAGACCTATTAAACGATGCTGATATAAGCTCAGTTACAGCATTTTATATTCTTTGGCGTGTTATGGATCTAACCGACGGAAGACGTTTTGCTCTCTTTATTGATGAAGCTTGGAACTGGCTTTTAAATCCAGTAGTAGCAAACGAGGTATTTAATAAGCTAAAAACTATCAGAAAACAAAACGGCTTTATAGTTATGGGAACACAATCGGTAGAGGATTTTGCAAAATTACCGATCGCAACTGCAATTATAGAGCAATCTCCTACAACGTTACTCTTATCAAATCCAAAAGCGAATGAGAAAGATTATGTGGAAATTTTAAAGGTCACTAAAGAGGAATATGAGTTTGTTAAAACAACTCCTACTTCTAATAGGCAGTTTTTAGTTAGAAAAGGTAACGTAGATGGAGATAGAACAATAGCTGGCTTAGACCTTTCATCTCTTGGCAAAGCACACTTAGGAATTCTATCGACAGCTTCAGCAAACGTAGAAAAAATAGAAAATATCATTTACTCAGATCTGAGCTATGATGAAAAACTTGCAGATTTAAAAAAGATATACACAAAGGAGCAAAAATGAAAATCAAACAAATGTCTTTAGCTTGCGTTGCAGCACTAATGCTAAGCATTTCAACTCTCTCTGCCTCTGGAATACCAGTTGTTGATGGTGCTCAAATAAGTCAAAGCCAAATCAACCACATTGAAGATGTTTTAAAACAAGCCAAAACCTGGGCTGAAGAGGCTAAACGCTGGGCTGATACCGCTGCACATTACAAAGAACAGCTAAACGCCTATGCAAAACAACTTGCTAGCCAGACTGGCATAAGAGATGTTGCGTCTTATCTTGAAGATGTTAAAGAGCTTTATGGCAGCGTAAATAAGCTTGGAATGTCAATTACAGATGCGATAGAGATGACAAAGGATATAAAAGGTTTTAGTAAGGCTGATTTTATTAAAAATTTTATGGATATCATTGACAATCACTATGAATATAACCCTTGCAAAGCGATAGCAGAAACCGAAAAAGCTAAGAGAAATGCTTGCATGATAACTTATGCTGAACCTATGCAAGATATGGAAGTTTATAGTGAAATGTCAAAAAATATGGACAAACACCTGAAAAATTTAAACAAGCTTAGCAAAAAACTTGAAAAGTCTAAAGACATTAAAGAAAGCTCTGATCTAAACAATCAAATTCAATCACAAGTGGCTCTTATGAATGCTCAGAAAATTCAATTTGATACCTATAAAGACACTAGGAGATTAAGACAAGAGCAATCGGATTTACAAAGAAAATCTGCGATCTTGAAGAGCCAAAGTAATTGGGATTATAGATAGAAAGGTGCTAGTAATATGCCAACTGATGGTTTTTTCATAAGAGCATATCATACTTTTTATGATACTTTCGTAACAAGGCAGGATGCTTTTAATGGTCCTATTCTTAGTTTAGTAAAGATATTTACAAACTTTGTCGGAATTTACTTAACTTGCTGGATCATATATAGGGGATATCAAATTCTTTGGGGAAGAAATCAAGATAATATCAAAGATTTTGCTTGGGATGCCTTTGTGAGATTTGTTTTTATATTAGTTTGTTTCTTTCCAACAGAGTGGCTAAATTTAATTAGTGCAGCTTTAAAAGAGTTTCATGAGTTAAAAATTGGAAATCAATGGGATTTTATTCAATATCTTCAGGATTATTTTAATAAATCGGTTGATTTTACAAAACAAATGGCACAAGATGGGTCTTGGTATGAAGTTCTTTACATTGGGTTAATGATAATAATTGTAATGCTTGGCACTCTTGCAGGATGTTTTTATCCATTTAGAAGTTATATCTTAAACTATATAGGCTTTGTTTTTTTACTAGCATTAACTCCTTTGGCACTGATGAGTTTAATATTTGGGAATTTCTTGAAAGATACATTTAAAAATTGGTGGGGGTTAATGTTATCGTCTTGCTTAACACTGGTTCTTTTAAATGCTTTTGGGTTAGGTATTTTTACTTTTGTTCATAATATTTATTTTAAAGAAGTAGATGAATTATTTGCAAAAAATGAAAATTACTTTATGATAGCTTTTCTTGCTCTTTTTACTGGAGGTATGATAGCAGCATTTGTAAAGATAATTGTGAATTTGGTTGAAAAAATAGTTGGAACTTCAATAGAAAGCACAGTAAATAACGCTGCATTAAGTGTTGGATCTACAATAGCTGGTGGAGCTGGCATTGGAGCACTTGCAACAAGATTTGGAGCAAAATACGGCTTTAGAGGCTCAAAATGGGGTGCAAGCAAAGCATACCAGGGTAGCAAAAAACTTATAGAAAGATTTAAAAGAGGTAAAGAACAATGAAAAATTTGATTTTTCTTTTTGCTTTATTGGCACTTCTAAGTGGTTGCGCTGCAAGTAAAACAAATAACCTAAGCACTGCTAAGACAGCAGCAACTTGGGAAGAGCTTTTTGATAGCAATGAATGGCAGCCAGCAAACAATCAAGCAAACAGCACAAATTTTAAAAAGGCGATCTAATGGCTAAGAAAAAAGAAGATAGAAGAGAAAAAATATTTGAGGAATATATTACTCCAGAGGAGCTTGAGAGCGAATTTGGAATAAGTATTGAGCTTCAAAAGAAATATAGGTTAGAAGACGCTAGCAGGGATAAATACTTTGATAAAAGTATTCCAAGACTGCCATATATAGCAATATCTAGAAATATATTTTACGAAAAGGACAAAATTCGAGCATGGCTTGAATTTTTTAGAAAGGAATAGGCAATGAAAAAAGAAGACAATGAAGCTATAACTTATGAAGCAAGCTTTAGGTATTTGATTGAAAAATCAAATAGAAGGGCTTGGTTAGTTGCTTTTGTAAGTGTAATTATCACTTTTATGTCAATTTTGGCGGTCACATTGCTTACCCCTTTAAAAGAAGCTGTGCCATACGTGATAAGAGTTGATAATCAAACTGGAATGGTAGATATCATAACATCATTAAAAGAAGAGGACGTCTCCCAAAATGAGGCAATAGACAAATACTTTGTTTCAAACTATATCAAAATTAGAGAGGGATATTATTTTGATCTATTGCAGCATGATTATGAGCTTACACAAATTTATAGCTCACCTGAGGTAGCAAAAGACTATACAGCCATTTATAATGGCAAATTTGCAAGACATGAGCAGCTAAAAGACACCTATAAAGTTGAAATTCAAATACTTTCGGTTGTTTTAAGTGAAAGAGCAGGAACAAAAATGGCAACAATTCGCTTTAATGAGAATTTAAAGAAAATTGTAAAAGATGAAGCCTCTATGCAAAGCGAAGTGAAAACAAAGGTAGCCACTCTTTCATATGCTTATGATACAAAAATGCAAATGAGCGAAGAAGAGAGAATAGAAAATCCTCTTGGCTTTAAAGTATTAACATATAGAATTGATGATGAAATAAGGAGATAAAGATGAGATCGATTGTATTAACAGCCTTATCTTTAGCACTATTAACAAGTAGCCTATCTGCTCTAAATACTCCGTCAAGTTCAAAATTTGACAGAAGAGTATCTTATGCTACATATAATGCTGATGATGTTTTTCTTGTAAAATGTAAAAACGGCTATGTATCGATGCTTCAATTTGCTGATAATGAAAGAATAGTCAATATCGCAACTGGCTTTTCAAGTGGCTGGGAAATCGTAGATAAGGAAAATTTCTTATTTATCAAGCCAAAGGCATACGTAATAAATGAGTCTGAGCAAAACGCTCCAAAAACAATGACTGATAGCAACGGCGATGAGATAGATTTTCAAATGCCCTCAGTGATCCAGCCAAATGCTAAAGAATG
This sequence is a window from Campylobacter concisus. Protein-coding genes within it:
- a CDS encoding virB8 family protein, with the translated sequence MKKEDNEAITYEASFRYLIEKSNRRAWLVAFVSVIITFMSILAVTLLTPLKEAVPYVIRVDNQTGMVDIITSLKEEDVSQNEAIDKYFVSNYIKIREGYYFDLLQHDYELTQIYSSPEVAKDYTAIYNGKFARHEQLKDTYKVEIQILSVVLSERAGTKMATIRFNENLKKIVKDEASMQSEVKTKVATLSYAYDTKMQMSEEERIENPLGFKVLTYRIDDEIRR
- a CDS encoding type IV secretion system protein, producing MPTDGFFIRAYHTFYDTFVTRQDAFNGPILSLVKIFTNFVGIYLTCWIIYRGYQILWGRNQDNIKDFAWDAFVRFVFILVCFFPTEWLNLISAALKEFHELKIGNQWDFIQYLQDYFNKSVDFTKQMAQDGSWYEVLYIGLMIIIVMLGTLAGCFYPFRSYILNYIGFVFLLALTPLALMSLIFGNFLKDTFKNWWGLMLSSCLTLVLLNAFGLGIFTFVHNIYFKEVDELFAKNENYFMIAFLALFTGGMIAAFVKIIVNLVEKIVGTSIESTVNNAALSVGSTIAGGAGIGALATRFGAKYGFRGSKWGASKAYQGSKKLIERFKRGKEQ
- a CDS encoding type IV secretion system protein — its product is MKIKQMSLACVAALMLSISTLSASGIPVVDGAQISQSQINHIEDVLKQAKTWAEEAKRWADTAAHYKEQLNAYAKQLASQTGIRDVASYLEDVKELYGSVNKLGMSITDAIEMTKDIKGFSKADFIKNFMDIIDNHYEYNPCKAIAETEKAKRNACMITYAEPMQDMEVYSEMSKNMDKHLKNLNKLSKKLEKSKDIKESSDLNNQIQSQVALMNAQKIQFDTYKDTRRLRQEQSDLQRKSAILKSQSNWDYR